From the genome of Dethiosulfovibrio salsuginis, one region includes:
- a CDS encoding ABC transporter permease, whose amino-acid sequence MRSWTDGRKSSGIKRSSRSGLGASMDAPFFLYMALALGVFVFILWPTLVMLKESVYIDGSLSLGHYRSLLLENRTLLKNSLFVGFWTTLFALIIGLSCALYVTHTDLWGKKAILAVLLMTLISPPFVSSLSYIMLFGRRGLITWKLLGIRWNPYGPGGIIAMEAVGFASIAAFLIMAVLRGIDRSLERASLDLGGNRGDTLIGVTLPLAWPGIMTAGLIVFIRSLSDFGTPMFIGGNFNVLATQAYMTAVGSYDLPKAAAISTVLLIPALAVFIVYRRVMGKNASLFSSKTASDEGAALPGGVQAIIFTVVWAFVALEVAKYGAILVGAFVKTWGVNFTFTLKHMEALEAAKMGSLLRSLKYASIAAFSAAFMGILLARFLGRAKGLLARTLDFTADLPFILPGPFFGIAYLLAFNWMPEPLLATGFLLVTNCVYRQLSIGIKSGVSVLGQINPELEDAVRDQGGSWLSVLKDVVAPKMVPAFLVSFVNTFTFTMTTIGGIIFLITPYTKVLTAEMFDAIQTGDIGASSAMASVIIGVTMVVNVVFSWTLLKKGKARGSEGSELNVS is encoded by the coding sequence GTGAGATCCTGGACAGATGGCAGAAAGAGTTCGGGGATAAAGCGGAGCAGTAGGTCAGGACTAGGGGCATCCATGGATGCCCCTTTTTTCCTGTACATGGCCCTGGCTTTAGGGGTTTTCGTCTTCATACTGTGGCCCACTTTAGTCATGCTAAAAGAGAGCGTCTATATAGACGGGTCGCTGAGCCTGGGGCACTACCGATCCCTGCTGCTGGAAAACAGGACGCTGCTAAAAAATAGCCTTTTTGTGGGTTTTTGGACCACCCTATTCGCCCTGATAATAGGGCTCTCCTGCGCCCTCTACGTGACCCACACCGACCTTTGGGGAAAGAAAGCGATCCTCGCAGTGCTGCTTATGACCCTAATATCTCCCCCCTTCGTGTCCTCCCTATCCTACATAATGCTCTTCGGACGACGAGGGCTTATAACCTGGAAGCTACTGGGGATCCGGTGGAATCCCTACGGTCCAGGGGGGATCATAGCTATGGAGGCGGTTGGATTTGCGTCTATAGCGGCCTTTCTCATAATGGCGGTATTGAGGGGGATAGACAGAAGCCTGGAGAGGGCCTCACTGGACCTAGGGGGGAACCGAGGGGACACCCTGATCGGAGTAACCCTCCCCCTCGCCTGGCCTGGAATAATGACCGCTGGGCTGATAGTGTTCATAAGGTCCCTTTCGGACTTCGGCACACCTATGTTCATAGGGGGAAACTTCAACGTCCTGGCCACCCAGGCCTATATGACCGCGGTGGGATCCTACGATCTGCCAAAGGCGGCGGCGATCTCCACGGTGCTACTCATACCGGCTCTGGCGGTCTTTATTGTATACCGCAGGGTCATGGGCAAAAACGCCTCCCTATTCTCCTCCAAAACCGCCAGCGACGAAGGAGCGGCACTTCCTGGGGGAGTTCAGGCCATAATATTCACTGTAGTATGGGCCTTCGTGGCCTTGGAGGTCGCCAAGTACGGCGCTATCCTGGTCGGGGCGTTCGTGAAGACCTGGGGGGTTAACTTCACCTTTACGCTTAAACACATGGAGGCCCTAGAGGCCGCAAAAATGGGAAGCCTGTTGAGGAGCCTTAAATACGCATCCATAGCGGCCTTTTCGGCGGCCTTTATGGGAATCCTTCTTGCGAGGTTCCTGGGACGGGCAAAAGGCCTCTTAGCCAGGACCTTGGACTTCACCGCCGATCTTCCCTTTATACTGCCGGGACCCTTTTTCGGCATAGCCTACCTGCTAGCCTTCAACTGGATGCCCGAACCTCTGCTGGCTACGGGGTTCCTGTTGGTGACCAACTGCGTCTATCGCCAGCTGTCCATAGGGATAAAAAGCGGTGTATCGGTCCTGGGACAGATAAACCCCGAGCTGGAGGACGCGGTGAGGGACCAGGGAGGAAGCTGGCTATCGGTACTGAAGGACGTGGTAGCCCCTAAGATGGTCCCGGCCTTTCTTGTCAGCTTCGTAAACACCTTCACCTTCACCATGACCACCATAGGGGGAATCATCTTTCTCATTACCCCCTACACGAAGGTGCTTACCGCCGAGATGTTCGACGCGATCCAAACCGGCGACATAGGGGCCAGTTCCGCCATGGCCTCGGTGATAATCGGGGTGACTATGGTCGTAAACGTGGTTTTCTCCTGGACCTTGCTGAAGAAGGGAAAGGCCCGTGGATCGGAGGGAAGTGAGTTAAATGTATCTTGA